TTGTCTGAAAGGGATGATGGTAACAGGGAAGTAGTTCATAGTATACAAATGAGGTTCGATGCACTTAGGAGAAGGCTTAGTCAATTAGAAGATGCCAAGGAATCGCCTGCTGGGATTATTAGGCGGGCGGATCTGAAAGCAGGGAATATTTTGATGACTAAACAGGTGCGAACAAATATGAGGAAGAGAATTGGAACAGTTCCTGGAGTTGAGATTGgcgatattttctttttccgaATGGAAATGTGCTTACTGGGATTGCATGCTCCATCCATGGCTGGGATTGACTACATGTCTGTAAGGAATGATTTAGAGGAAGAACCGCTGGCTGTAAGTATCGTTTCGTCTGGTTATTATGACGATGATGCAGAGGATAAGGATGTTTTAATATACAGTGGGCAGGGAGGGGCTGCCAACAAGGATAAAGGAGCAACTGATCAGAAGCTTGAGAGGGGTAACCTTGCATTAGAGAGGAGTTTGCGCCGGGGCAATGAGGTGAGAGTCATTCGCGGTATGAAAGACTCTGTCAATCAAGTGTCAAAGGTCTATTTATATGATGGCCTTTTTAGGATCCAGGAGTCGTGGGTGGAGAAGGCAAAATCTGGTTGCAATATATTCAAGTATAAGTTGGCTAGAATTCCTGGGCAGCCAGATGCCTTTGGTGTTTGGAAATCAATTGAAAAGTGGAGGGAAGGGCTTTCCTCAAGGGCTGGACTAATTCTTCCAGATATCACTTCAGGGGCTGAAAGCATGCCTGTTGCACTCGTAAACGATGTTGATGAAGAGAAGGGGCCCGCTTACTTCACATATGTCTCGACTGTCAAGTATtctaaatcatttaaattaacACAGCCTGCTTATGGTTGCAACTGTCGAAATGCATGCCAACCAGGCAATTTGAACTGCTCCTGCATTAGAAAAAATGAAGGTAACTTCCCGTACACTGCCAATGGAGTTTTAGTCTGCCGGGCTCCAATGATACATGAATGTGGTCCCACTTGTCCATGCTTTCCTAATTGCAAAAATCGGGCATCTCAGACTGGCTTAAAAGCTCGTTTGGAAGTGTTCAAAACAAAGGACAGAGGTTGGGGCCTGCGGTCATGGGATTCTTTTCGTGCTGGTACTTTTATCTGTGAATATGCTGGTGAAGTGATAGAAAAGGTTAGCCAGGTTGGAGAAGAAGGTGATGGTTATGTGTTTGATACCTCCCATGTGTATGAATCTTTCAAGTGGAACTATGAACCTGGGTTAGTAGAGGAGGACGGTTCTATTGAAGCTATCGAGGAACCCAATGTCCCATCTCCCTTGGTCATAAGCTCAAAGAATGTTGGAAATGTAGCTCGATTCATGAATCACAGTTGTTATCCAAATGTTTTCTGGCAGCCAATTATGTATGAAAACAACAATGAATCTTTTATCCACATTGCCTTTTTTGCAATGAGACACATCCCCCCCATGACAGAGTTGACTTTTGATTATGGGAAATCTCGCTCGGGTGAGGCTGCAGCTGATGGTGGGAGCACATCACGTGGAAGAAGGAAATGTTTATGTGGAGCTCCAATATGCCGGGGCTACTTTGGTTGACGGTTAACATGTGCATGTTTGTGGGTTCTGGTGGCTGCAAGCATGGTCAGGGCTGAAAAGGTTTGAAGTCTTTCCcgtgtttatttttacttgtagCTAGTTGTTTCTGATGCTCATAATTGTGCATGGTTTACTCACTTCCATCATGCCAATTACATCATGTTGGTGTGCTTTTTTGGGTTCAACTCACTTGTGAATTGTAAAGGTATTATATGCATGCAAGAATTAGAAGCTTGTTTGTGACCATATCACACAGATAATTtgagggaaaataaaaaatagtgtgTTTAAAGATGTTAATCAACTAAATCTTTGAACTTATTCAAATGCATAATATAGTGatgttcaataaataaaaaagttttaatttaataagttttCTATGCAAGACAgcttaatattttgaatactaGCTTTTGTATAgtcaaaagttatatttattggAAGCAACGCTATGATCACTGTCAAGGTGATCCTATCCAGAAACATGTTCTTAAGTGgacagttaacatcatgaaatATGTAGCAGATCATGAATAATTCTGTTACAATGTTGTAGAAGCCAATTTTATTCTTGCTGTTTGATGATGGATTGCATCGTCTATGATTGTCTTACTTCTCTTTTTAATTCCAGTAGTTAGATTcttaatctattaaaaaataccaaCTGTTGTTTATGGCCGAAACTCTTGCTAAATGAGGATCTGTGATAATCAAATCTTGATAGGCGAATGGCTTTTTCCTCTATTTTCAAGGAGTCATTGGTGTGAAACCTTTGTAtgtaagattttattttcttgcttgtGATTCTATGCTATCCCCTGATTGCTTTGTTCAAGTATCTTCAGTTGAACATTGACCAGTGAGACCCTGTTAAAAGTTTCTAGTAAAttcaatcttctttttattgcttttgatTCTGAGGTATCCCCTGCTTTTCTCtctacccccccccccccacccatCTATCTGttgccttttcttctcttcccatAAAACCGCGCTCTCAATTCAATAGAACCAAGTGTTTCAATTTCAGCCATACCTTTACCTCGGTTTCATTAATAACCAAACCCCTAATGCTCTATCCCTCCAAACTCCTAATAGCATCCCAAGCTAAAGATACTCAGGGTGTATGTTATTAGCATATCAGTAAGCTGTTTTCCTTCAAATTCACACTACAAATGACTCACTCCGTGCTAGTGTCATAAATATTTGCCTGCCTTACATTTCACATTGCTTTAGTGGCTGCAATTAGATTAGGTATTGACCCAAAAGAAGAAAACCGGACTTGCTTAAGCATTTTCTCCACTTAACATGTAACTGATAGAAAGCAAGAAGTTTTAATATGCTGCTGGAGTTGCCAACCATCTTGAATATCAGAAATTATTCTTCTTGCCTATGCTGCTGGAGTTGCCAATTTATATGATCTCTCCTAACTTGTTTGGCTGGTTATGTTTAGACATGCATGGTGCAAGCAACTGCAATAGAAACTGATTTCAACTTGGATTTTGTGTGTTTCCATTTTGTATGATTTCTTCGatgtctttattcttttttggtTGGTTGTATCTATACAGGCCTGGTGCAAGCACACATTTTTGGTAATGTGAACCTTGGAAGCAACTATTTCCATCCTTTCTCATATTCTGTAATGGAAAGTGATTGTAGCTATGATTTTGTTCAGAATTGCTGTGATGCTGTTTTCTTCACCTTTTTCTAAATCTCCATTGCATCATTGAGACATCTCATCATACTTCATTTCTTGTAATGCAGTCCCAGGGGATGCTAAAACTATGCCTTTTGAAGTGTGCTTTTGCGCAGCATTACAGTCAAATAGGGATCCCTTTTCAGTTTCTCTGTCATCATATGGAGCTGGGTAGGACAGACTACTAAAGACCCTTTTTCATGTCGCACGACCTCTCAAGTCTTTGGGGCTTTCAAATTTTGTGCAGACCACCTAATCCCTTGTAATATAATAAGCTTTTGATGAAGCTTCTGTAGCAGTATGTGTATACTCGTGCCTATAACTGTAAAATATTTTGCACCTTACCAATGCGGAACGCCAGACTGATGGTTGATGAAGATCCGATGTTTCTGTAGCTGTGAATAATCAGATCTTAACCTGtaaggttttcttttcttccttttcaatgTTAGCAGTGGTTTTTTCATGACCCATGCGCTCTGCCATGCAAGAATATTGTGTGAGGTATGCTAGTTAAAAAAACTCTGTAAAACATCCGTTCTATACTTTTTAGATAGTCATATAAATTTGATCCTAAAACAACAATGGATGTGCTAGGATTGAAgattttaaaatccaaatatgCTTTGGAATAAAGTTCTTTCGTGGTAGAATTAGAGGTTAATTATTTAGTTCTAGTAATTTGATCTATTCTTTCTAGGTAAGGTGTTTGGTACTCGGGTGACTAG
This genomic interval from Populus alba chromosome 1, ASM523922v2, whole genome shotgun sequence contains the following:
- the LOC118053956 gene encoding histone-lysine N-methyltransferase, H3 lysine-9 specific SUVH1; amino-acid sequence: MEGGRSGNNSTPIIDKTRVLDVEPLRTLVPVFPSSSNAPPFGPYSSGFAPFYPFSAPQGSQATPDLNQQTHTTPAAPLRSFRATESYEDDFDGEYESYDGSTGSAKRKPKSSSQKRARKIQDLDFTLSVDENNFVVGVSLSERDDGNREVVHSIQMRFDALRRRLSQLEDAKESPAGIIRRADLKAGNILMTKQVRTNMRKRIGTVPGVEIGDIFFFRMEMCLLGLHAPSMAGIDYMSVRNDLEEEPLAVSIVSSGYYDDDAEDKDVLIYSGQGGAANKDKGATDQKLERGNLALERSLRRGNEVRVIRGMKDSVNQVSKVYLYDGLFRIQESWVEKAKSGCNIFKYKLARIPGQPDAFGVWKSIEKWREGLSSRAGLILPDITSGAESMPVALVNDVDEEKGPAYFTYVSTVKYSKSFKLTQPAYGCNCRNACQPGNLNCSCIRKNEGNFPYTANGVLVCRAPMIHECGPTCPCFPNCKNRASQTGLKARLEVFKTKDRGWGLRSWDSFRAGTFICEYAGEVIEKVSQVGEEGDGYVFDTSHVYESFKWNYEPGLVEEDGSIEAIEEPNVPSPLVISSKNVGNVARFMNHSCYPNVFWQPIMYENNNESFIHIAFFAMRHIPPMTELTFDYGKSRSGEAAADGGSTSRGRRKCLCGAPICRGYFG